In the Pseudorasbora parva isolate DD20220531a chromosome 23, ASM2467924v1, whole genome shotgun sequence genome, one interval contains:
- the cryba4 gene encoding beta-crystallin A4 codes for MTHHCTKFSGHWKIIIYDEECFQGRHHEFTSECCNVMEFGFESVRSLRVESGAWVGYEHGSYQGQQFVLERGEYPQCDAFGGSNAYHIERMTSFRPISCANHRECRMTIYERENFLGRKGELSDDYPSLQAMGWCNNEVGSLRVQSGAFVCYQFPGYRGYQYIMECDRHCGEYKHFKEFGSHSQTPQIQSIRRIQQ; via the exons ATGACTCACCATTGCACCAAGTTCTCTGGCCATTGGAAG ATCATCATCTACGACGAGGAGTGCTTCCAGGGTCGTCACCATGAGTTCACCTCAGAGTGCTGCAATGTCATGGAGTTCGGTTTCGAGTCCGTGCGCTCATTGAGAGTGGAGAGCGGAGC GTGGGTTGGCTACGAGCACGGCTCATACCAGGGTCAGCAGTTCGTGCTGGAGCGTGGAGAGTACCCTCAGTGCGATGCCTTTGGGGGAAGCAATGCTTACCACATCGAGAGAATGACCTCCTTTAGACCCATTTCCTGTGCT AAccacagggagtgcagaatgaCCATCTATGAGAGGGAGAACTTCCTGGGCCGCAAGGGAGAGCTCAGTGACGATTACCCTTCTCTTCAGGCTATGGGATGGTGCAACAACGAAGTGGGTTCTCTGCGTGTTCAGTCCGGAGC GTTTGTGTGCTACCAGTTCCCTGGTTATCGTGGATACCAGTATATCATGGAGTGTGACCGCCACTGTGGGGAGTACAAACACTTCAAGGAGTTCGGCTCCCATTCCCAGACCCCTCAGATCCAGTCCATCCGCCGTATCCAGCAGTAA